One window of Misgurnus anguillicaudatus chromosome 13, ASM2758022v2, whole genome shotgun sequence genomic DNA carries:
- the LOC129430904 gene encoding torsin-1A-like, producing the protein MKSKDIFVLFFLLPIVTVESGFLDFINVFRDKDDLRPFDAKEFGKDLRNSLYGQDIALKMIQKSVSWFMKDSNPSKPLVLSLHGPTGVGKTYVTKIIARNIYEMGEKSQHVHTFIATYHFPVIAQVELYEAQLKQWIHGNVSSFPRSMFIFDEVEKMNSRLIDTIKHFLDYVPKLDGVSFHNAIFIFISQTGGNVINKLALDYSRKGEETEELHINTNGMESEIQDIFKDKSSGFWHSCLIENYLVDHFIPFLPLKLKDVRKCVLDEMINLNIPVNRNLAERVAGNMKYFPPEEKIFSVTGCKLVKQKLVLYTHDTDTL; encoded by the exons atgaaatccaaaGATATATTTGTGCTGTTTTTTCTGTTACCTATTGTAACAGTTGAGTCAGGATTCTTAGATTTTATCAATGTGTTTCGGGACAAAGACGATTTACGACCTTTTGATGCTAAAG AGTTTGGAAAAGATCTAAGGAATTCCTTATATGGGCAAGACATTGCACTGAAAATGATACAGAAATCTGTGTCCTGGTTTATGAAAGATTCAAATCCATCAAAACCCCTCGTCCTTTCTCTACATGGACCAACAGGAGTAGGAAAAACGTACGTCACCAAGATCATTGCAAGGAATATTTATGAAATGGGGGAGAAAAGCCAACATGTCCACACATTCATAGCCACATATCACTTCCCAGTCATAGCCCAGGTAGAGCTATATGAA GCTCAACTTAAACAGTGGATTCATGGAAATGTATCAAGTTTTCCTCGctcaatgtttatatttgatgaAGTGGAGAAGATGAACTCACGTCTGATTGacaccataaaacattttctggactACGTGCCCAAACTAGATGGAGTGTCATTCCACAATGCAATCTTCATTTTTATCAG TCAAACAGGTGGAAATGTGATCAACAAACTGGCTCTGGATTACTCGAGAAAGGGTGAAGAGACAGAAGAACTACATATCAACACAAATGGAATGGAGAGTGAAATTCAGGACATCTTCAAAGATAAGAGCA GTGGATTTTGGCACTCCTGTCTAATAGAAAATTACCTGGTGGATCACTTTATTCCTTTCCTGCCTCTGAAACTCAAGGATGTACGCAAATGTGTTCTGGATGAAATGATCAATTTGAATATCCCGGTTAATCGTAATTTGGCAGAAAGAGTGGCTGGAAACATGAAGTATTTTCCACCAGAGGAGAAAATCTTCTCTGTTACAGGCTGCAAGTTAGTCAAACAGAAGTTGGTACTGTATACTCACGATACTGATACATTGTAG
- the LOC129430906 gene encoding torsin-1A-like, whose product MKSEKIFLLFFLLPIITVETGVFDFINVFQDKDDLRPFDYLEFEDDLRKSLYGQHIAVELILEAVFWFMKTPNPSKPLVLSLHGSTGVGKTYVTKIIARNIYEMGEMSKHVHTFIATYHFPYRARTGMYKSQLKQWIYGNVSSFPRSMFIFEQTDMLPHLIEAIKHFLECTTHVDGVSFRKAIFIFISNTGQTMINNIALNFWREGKGREELHMNSKGMETQIYQDIFSNKYSGFWHSRLIDEHLVDDFIPFLPLELKHVRQCVLAEMANMNINKDQYPDLADTVARQMPFFPPEEKIFSVKGCKTIKKLLIMYLDQ is encoded by the exons atgaaatcagaaaaaatatttctgctgttttttctgttaccaattataacagttgaGACAGGAGTCTTTGACTTTATCAATGTGTTTCAGGACAAAGATGATTTACGACCTTTTGATTATTTGG AGTTTGAGGATGATCTgaggaagtccttatatgggcagcACATTGCAGTGGAATTGATACTGGAAGCTGTATTTTGGTTTATGAAAACTCCAAATCCATCAAAACCACTGGTCCTGTCTTTACATGGATCAACAGGAGTGGGAAAAACTTATGTCACCAAGATCATTGCAAGAAATATTTATGAAATGGGGGAAATGAGCAAACATGTCCACACATTCATAGCCACATATCACTTCCCATACCGAGCCAGGACAGGGATGTATAAA TCTCAGCTTAAACAGTGGATTTATGGAAATGTATCAAGTTTTCCTCGCTCcatgtttatatttgaacaaACAGATATGCTCCCACATTTGATTGAAGCCATAAAACATTTCCTGGAATGCACAACCCATGTAGATGGAGTGTCATTCAGGAAAGCAATCTTCATTTTTATCAG CAATACAGGTCAGACGATGATCAATAACATAGCTCTGAATTTCTGGAGGGAAGGTAAAGGCAGAGAAGAACTTCACATGAACAGCAAGGGAATGGAGACTCAAATTTATCAAGATATCTTCAGCAATAAATACA gtgGATTTTGGCATTCACGTCTAATAGATGAACACCTGGTGGATGATTTCATTCCTTTCCTTCCTCTGGAACTGAAGCATGTACGTCAATGTGTTCTGGCTGAAATGGCCAATATGAACATCAATAAAGACCAGTACCCTGATCTTGCAGACACAGTGGCCAGACAGATGCCCTTCTTCCCTCCTGAGGAAAAAATCTTCTCTGTTAAAGGCTGCAAGACAATCAAAAAGCTGTTAATAATGTATCTTGATCAATAG